The proteins below come from a single Natrinema sp. SYSU A 869 genomic window:
- a CDS encoding Gfo/Idh/MocA family oxidoreductase — protein MIGDGIGVGIVGLGGMGNLHAKSVRAQGADIVAGVDLVPKKRDQFADEFGAQTYETHEELVEDDTVDAVIVTTPNRFHEPIAVAALEAGLDVLVEKPLAHTLESAERVAEAATRSEGICMVGFHNRHAASMAMFDEQHARGRFGDLTHIETNYVRRRGVPGPGSWFTDPELAGGGALLDIGVHALDLALYALDFPEIVEVSGVTRTTFGTSEDYADPEGFGDNWDAEAETYEVDDSVSAFIRTADGQTISLEAAWATNREESMDFRVRGTQSGAQFDIGDTDLQILEAGTAGCDHYADIDMTGDSSVTGYGEQDEQFLEAIATAGDPETNTVEEALTVQRVIDAIYRSSESGRATQLAEPQLEATTRLP, from the coding sequence ATGATTGGCGACGGTATCGGGGTCGGAATTGTCGGCCTCGGCGGGATGGGTAATCTCCACGCGAAGAGCGTGCGAGCACAGGGTGCCGACATCGTCGCCGGCGTGGACCTCGTCCCCAAGAAACGCGATCAGTTCGCCGACGAGTTCGGCGCACAGACCTACGAGACCCACGAGGAACTCGTCGAAGACGACACGGTCGACGCCGTCATCGTGACGACGCCCAACCGATTTCACGAACCGATCGCCGTCGCAGCGCTCGAGGCGGGCCTGGATGTCCTCGTCGAAAAGCCCCTCGCACACACTCTCGAGAGTGCAGAACGGGTCGCCGAGGCGGCAACTCGTTCCGAGGGAATCTGTATGGTCGGCTTTCATAACCGTCACGCTGCGTCGATGGCCATGTTCGACGAACAACACGCGCGCGGTCGTTTTGGCGACTTGACCCATATCGAGACCAACTACGTCCGCCGACGCGGGGTCCCCGGTCCCGGCTCGTGGTTCACCGATCCCGAACTCGCAGGCGGCGGTGCCCTGTTGGATATCGGCGTTCACGCGCTCGATCTCGCACTGTATGCGCTCGACTTCCCCGAAATCGTCGAAGTAAGCGGCGTCACCCGGACGACGTTCGGCACCAGCGAGGACTACGCCGACCCTGAGGGCTTCGGCGACAACTGGGACGCTGAGGCCGAAACCTATGAGGTCGATGACTCTGTCAGCGCCTTCATCCGCACTGCTGACGGCCAGACGATCTCGCTCGAGGCCGCGTGGGCGACCAACCGCGAGGAGAGCATGGACTTCCGCGTGCGCGGCACGCAGTCCGGTGCCCAATTCGATATCGGCGACACCGATCTGCAGATTCTCGAGGCCGGAACCGCCGGCTGTGACCACTACGCCGACATCGACATGACCGGTGACTCGTCCGTGACCGGCTATGGGGAACAGGACGAACAGTTCCTCGAGGCGATCGCGACGGCTGGCGACCCGGAGACGAACACGGTCGAGGAGGCCCTGACCGTCCAGCGCGTGATCGACGCGATCTACCGCTCGAGCGAGTCTGGTCGCGCGACCCAACTCGCAGAGCCCCAGCTCGAGGCGACGACGAGACTCCCGTAG
- a CDS encoding ABC transporter substrate-binding protein, whose amino-acid sequence MNRRNIDKNGKSRRAVLQATGAIGVAAVAGCLGGGGDAESLDDLLEEEPDEFEPLEIGHWWTAGGEEKAFNALIEGFSEEYSDIEVNPSPSPGGAGSALETDVRNRVVDQDPPSTFQVWPGQSLTLYTDDDLLYDIEGHVWNDDMREAYLDGPIEAAQPSGDFVAVPINIHRLNNLFYNVNVIEDIGVDPDSIESPSDLLDAMAAADDAGYVGMAQQTQSAWSTLQLWAQVLLGEHGVDVYRSFIDGNVEENEDAIRDSLQIVIDYTDYFNDDASSLDAWDEASAYINRGEAAFFHQGDWAAGEYEADENIEYGEDWDLAAYPGTAGMYALVMDSFVFPKHSPSPNATVRFLRYCGTTDAQERFNPPKGSIPPRTDVSDEAFTPFLQDQMADFQESDDQPPSIAHGLAVSPSVQTEIEGAFANFIDNWDVDETYGDLVSSFE is encoded by the coding sequence ATGAACCGAAGAAATATTGATAAGAACGGGAAATCGCGCCGCGCAGTGTTGCAGGCGACGGGCGCAATCGGTGTGGCTGCAGTCGCCGGCTGTCTCGGTGGGGGAGGCGATGCGGAAAGTCTCGATGACCTTCTCGAAGAGGAGCCGGACGAGTTCGAACCGCTCGAGATCGGCCACTGGTGGACCGCGGGTGGCGAAGAGAAGGCCTTCAACGCCCTCATCGAGGGATTCAGCGAGGAGTATTCCGATATCGAGGTCAATCCGTCGCCGTCGCCCGGTGGTGCCGGCAGTGCACTGGAGACGGACGTTCGTAACCGAGTCGTCGACCAGGACCCGCCGAGTACGTTCCAGGTCTGGCCCGGTCAGTCGTTGACCCTCTACACCGATGACGATCTGCTCTATGACATCGAGGGCCACGTGTGGAACGACGATATGCGAGAGGCGTATCTCGACGGCCCGATCGAGGCCGCACAACCGAGTGGGGATTTCGTCGCCGTCCCGATCAACATTCATCGATTGAACAATCTGTTCTACAACGTCAACGTCATCGAGGACATCGGTGTCGACCCGGACTCTATCGAGAGTCCGAGCGACCTGCTCGACGCGATGGCGGCCGCCGACGACGCGGGCTACGTGGGCATGGCCCAACAGACCCAATCGGCGTGGTCGACGCTCCAGTTGTGGGCACAGGTCCTGCTCGGCGAACACGGTGTGGATGTCTACCGGTCGTTCATCGACGGCAACGTCGAGGAGAACGAGGACGCAATCCGTGACTCCCTCCAGATCGTCATCGACTACACCGACTACTTCAACGACGACGCGAGTTCTCTGGACGCTTGGGACGAAGCCAGCGCATACATCAACCGAGGCGAAGCCGCCTTCTTCCACCAGGGCGACTGGGCCGCCGGGGAGTACGAGGCCGATGAGAACATCGAGTACGGCGAAGACTGGGATCTCGCCGCGTATCCCGGCACCGCAGGGATGTACGCACTGGTCATGGACTCGTTCGTCTTCCCGAAACACAGCCCGTCGCCGAACGCGACGGTTCGATTCCTGCGATACTGTGGTACCACTGACGCTCAGGAGCGGTTCAACCCCCCCAAGGGGTCGATTCCGCCGCGAACTGACGTCTCTGACGAGGCGTTCACGCCGTTCTTGCAGGACCAGATGGCGGACTTTCAGGAGTCGGACGACCAGCCGCCATCGATTGCCCACGGCCTGGCGGTGTCACCGTCGGTCCAGACGGAGATCGAGGGCGCGTTCGCCAACTTCATCGACAACTGGGATGTCGACGAAACGTACGGCGACCTCGTTAGCAGCTTCGAGTAA
- a CDS encoding sugar ABC transporter permease: MDSLRNSFRRLNPLTRAESDRSATEGTAESRTILDSDFVQSMPFWLPPTLMVLLFVYGAIGWNVVISFTGWSGLGQPEYANFTLEMYRQLPADQNFRKSFINTVVLLVSFTGVSLVVGLGLAVLVDRKIRFENAFRTIYLLPMALSFVVTAIFWSWMYRSGEDAGLVNTTLQAVGLDALAQDWLGDPRFKLAAVIFALVWQFSGYCMIVYLAGLRSIPDDHYEAARIDGASTLTLYRRVIIPQLRSSTIGAVVVLMVFALKAFDFIYVMFGTNPGRSVDILAVTMYREAFAKTQWAYGAAIAVVLFLLALSIIGPYAYTQYKRGAL; the protein is encoded by the coding sequence ATGGATTCATTACGCAATTCGTTTCGACGACTTAACCCGCTGACCAGGGCCGAGAGTGACCGGTCAGCCACCGAGGGGACGGCCGAAAGTCGCACGATACTCGATAGCGACTTCGTACAGTCGATGCCGTTCTGGCTGCCACCGACGTTGATGGTGTTGCTGTTCGTCTACGGGGCGATCGGCTGGAACGTCGTGATCTCGTTTACCGGCTGGTCTGGACTGGGCCAACCAGAGTACGCGAACTTCACGCTGGAGATGTACCGCCAACTGCCGGCGGACCAGAACTTCCGAAAGTCGTTCATTAATACGGTCGTCCTCCTCGTTTCGTTTACCGGCGTTTCGTTAGTTGTCGGGCTGGGGCTCGCCGTGCTCGTCGACCGCAAGATCCGGTTCGAGAACGCGTTCCGGACGATCTATCTGCTCCCAATGGCGCTCTCGTTCGTCGTCACCGCGATCTTCTGGTCGTGGATGTATCGGTCGGGCGAGGACGCTGGCCTGGTCAACACGACGCTGCAAGCCGTCGGGCTAGACGCGTTGGCACAGGATTGGCTCGGGGATCCGCGGTTCAAACTCGCCGCGGTCATCTTCGCGCTCGTCTGGCAGTTCAGTGGCTACTGTATGATCGTCTATCTCGCGGGCTTGCGCTCGATTCCCGACGATCACTACGAGGCGGCCCGGATCGACGGTGCCTCCACCCTGACACTGTACCGGCGCGTGATTATCCCGCAGCTCCGCTCGTCAACCATCGGCGCGGTCGTCGTCCTGATGGTGTTCGCCCTCAAGGCGTTCGACTTCATTTACGTGATGTTCGGGACCAACCCTGGTCGGTCGGTCGACATCCTCGCGGTGACGATGTACCGCGAGGCGTTCGCCAAGACGCAGTGGGCGTACGGCGCGGCGATCGCCGTCGTCTTGTTCCTGCTGGCGCTGTCGATCATCGGACCGTACGCGTACACGCAGTACAAACGAGGTGCACTCTAA
- a CDS encoding carbohydrate ABC transporter permease, which produces MTTSTDEPSGLAATVDDIDLSRVALYVSLLALVTAYLSPLYSGLTTSFKTVGAFRDTSPLIPPLGGVTLDPWMTAAGELAPAMVNSFALTIPGALLSATFGSLAAYGLTKVNWRGQAFLLALFLAAVFIPYQAVLVPLRQFWSIVGLSQLHERGELVELIITHIAYGIPICTILFRSYYQTLDDELIEAARLDGASVAGIYRKIVLPLSIPMFAVTLIYQFTQIWNDFLFALVLLTSQSNFVVTLQLNALSGSMTSQYNVQMAGAFIAALPTILVYVFFGEQFAKGQTM; this is translated from the coding sequence ATGACGACCAGCACCGACGAACCGAGCGGTCTCGCAGCTACCGTGGACGATATCGACCTCAGCCGGGTCGCCTTGTACGTGAGCCTGCTCGCGCTCGTCACTGCATACCTTTCTCCGCTGTACAGCGGGCTGACGACGTCGTTCAAGACAGTCGGGGCCTTCCGAGACACGTCGCCGCTCATCCCACCACTCGGGGGAGTAACATTGGATCCCTGGATGACCGCGGCCGGCGAGCTGGCACCCGCGATGGTCAACAGCTTCGCGCTGACGATCCCCGGCGCGCTGCTGTCGGCGACGTTCGGCAGTCTCGCGGCCTACGGCCTGACGAAGGTCAACTGGCGGGGACAGGCCTTCCTGCTCGCCCTGTTTCTCGCAGCGGTCTTCATTCCGTATCAGGCCGTTCTCGTCCCGCTGCGACAGTTCTGGTCGATCGTCGGGCTCTCGCAACTTCACGAGCGCGGCGAACTGGTCGAACTGATCATCACCCACATCGCCTACGGGATCCCGATCTGTACGATCCTGTTTCGATCGTACTACCAGACGCTGGATGACGAACTCATCGAGGCGGCTCGCCTCGACGGGGCGAGCGTCGCGGGAATTTACCGAAAGATTGTGTTGCCGCTGTCGATCCCGATGTTCGCCGTGACGCTGATCTACCAGTTCACGCAGATCTGGAACGACTTCCTGTTCGCGTTAGTCCTGCTGACCTCGCAATCGAACTTCGTCGTGACACTCCAGTTGAACGCGCTGTCGGGATCGATGACCTCGCAGTACAACGTTCAGATGGCGGGTGCGTTCATCGCCGCGTTGCCAACGATACTGGTGTACGTCTTCTTCGGAGAACAGTTCGCCAAGGGACAGACGATGTGA
- the ugpC gene encoding sn-glycerol-3-phosphate ABC transporter ATP-binding protein UgpC, whose product MADLQLDNVSKVFADSGNEIVAVNDVSLEIDDGEFLVLVGPSGCGKSTTLRMVAGLETVSDGAIQLGDSVINDRQPKDRDIAMVFQSYALYPHMTVRENMSFGLQESTPMPDSEITDTVETAAEMLGIDELLDRKPGELSGGQQQRVALGRAIVRDPEVFLLDEPLSNLDAKLRSQMRTELQRLQEDLDVTTIYVTHDQTEAMTMADKIAILNDGQLQQVGTPLECYHEPANRFVAGFIGEPSMNFFDVNRDGDQLVHDDFAYELSPDVESRLDGHDELVLGVRPEDIEVRSAADDAHSYEMFVDVVEPMGNENNVYLTFDDGGTESFVATIDGMQHVEEGQSVIAHVPEDSIHVFDRHTGQALRNRTLNTRTLPEPQI is encoded by the coding sequence ATGGCTGATCTACAGCTCGACAACGTAAGCAAAGTATTCGCAGACAGCGGCAACGAGATCGTTGCCGTCAACGACGTATCGCTCGAAATCGACGACGGGGAGTTTCTGGTCCTCGTCGGCCCCTCCGGCTGCGGGAAATCGACAACGCTCCGGATGGTCGCGGGCCTGGAAACCGTCTCCGACGGTGCCATCCAGCTCGGCGACTCCGTTATCAACGATCGACAGCCGAAAGACCGGGACATCGCGATGGTGTTCCAGTCGTATGCGCTGTATCCACACATGACGGTCCGCGAGAACATGTCGTTCGGGCTCCAGGAGTCGACCCCGATGCCCGACAGCGAAATCACTGATACAGTGGAAACTGCCGCCGAAATGCTGGGAATTGACGAGCTACTGGACCGGAAGCCCGGCGAACTCTCGGGCGGCCAGCAACAGCGGGTCGCACTCGGTCGCGCGATCGTCCGCGACCCGGAGGTGTTCCTGCTCGACGAGCCCCTGTCGAACCTCGACGCCAAACTCCGATCGCAGATGCGGACGGAACTCCAGCGATTGCAAGAGGATCTCGACGTAACGACGATCTACGTCACCCACGATCAGACTGAAGCGATGACGATGGCCGACAAGATCGCCATCCTCAACGACGGCCAGCTTCAGCAAGTCGGGACGCCACTCGAGTGTTACCACGAGCCGGCGAACCGCTTCGTCGCCGGATTCATCGGCGAGCCGTCGATGAACTTCTTCGACGTGAACCGCGATGGCGACCAACTGGTTCACGACGACTTCGCCTACGAGCTCTCACCGGACGTCGAGAGCCGCCTCGATGGTCACGACGAGCTCGTCCTCGGAGTTCGCCCCGAAGACATCGAGGTCCGGTCGGCGGCCGACGACGCCCACAGCTACGAGATGTTCGTCGACGTCGTCGAACCCATGGGGAACGAGAACAACGTCTATCTCACGTTCGACGACGGGGGCACGGAGTCGTTCGTCGCGACGATCGACGGCATGCAACACGTCGAGGAAGGCCAGTCCGTCATCGCTCACGTCCCCGAAGACTCGATTCACGTCTTCGATCGACACACCGGCCAAGCACTCAGGAACAGAACGCTGAATACCAGAACACTGCCCGAACCGCAGATATAG
- a CDS encoding DUF4013 domain-containing protein, which produces MGVLLEEGLRYPFRGERSLDLFAIGGLLGISVSIAFQMTVAATSTLFAPLFVAPAVMAVIVLLGYLLRVFDSTLTGDDVPPGFRPLRGLCRDGLELLVLSAAYISVSAAIVLVTLVGLTRAPIDPTSAGFMGTLLFFGASTATLVLALAFGYVYPAGIGRLANGRRLRKAIDPRGQRPVLTHVGYFTAWVFALLLVVPGWAFLLTALSSATAFGVVAAFVTFYAHVVAARLIARGYQTATADLDR; this is translated from the coding sequence ATGGGAGTACTGCTAGAGGAGGGACTGCGATATCCGTTCCGGGGCGAGCGGTCGTTGGATCTGTTCGCTATCGGCGGACTCCTCGGTATCTCGGTATCGATCGCGTTCCAGATGACCGTGGCCGCCACGTCGACGCTCTTCGCGCCACTGTTTGTCGCTCCGGCGGTGATGGCAGTGATCGTACTACTGGGATACCTGCTCCGGGTGTTCGATTCGACTCTTACGGGCGACGACGTGCCACCGGGATTCCGACCGCTCCGCGGGCTGTGTCGCGATGGCCTCGAGCTACTGGTACTCTCGGCGGCCTATATCTCGGTTTCAGCGGCTATCGTTCTCGTAACGCTCGTCGGGCTGACTCGAGCACCGATCGACCCGACGTCGGCCGGGTTCATGGGAACGCTGTTGTTTTTCGGCGCTTCGACGGCGACTCTCGTGCTCGCCCTCGCGTTCGGCTACGTCTATCCCGCAGGGATCGGCCGTCTCGCCAACGGTCGCCGCCTCCGCAAGGCGATCGACCCCCGCGGACAGCGCCCGGTGCTCACACACGTCGGCTACTTCACCGCTTGGGTGTTCGCCCTATTGCTCGTCGTCCCGGGCTGGGCGTTCCTGCTTACTGCACTCTCGAGCGCGACGGCGTTCGGCGTCGTCGCGGCCTTCGTTACGTTTTACGCACACGTCGTTGCGGCACGCCTCATAGCACGCGGCTATCAAACGGCGACGGCCGATCTCGATCGGTAA
- the psmB gene encoding archaeal proteasome endopeptidase complex subunit beta: MRTPTHDSDFSRTVDQLADDPNPYEPEVGSMPQNDLTQADLDNVNKTGTTTIGISTADGVVIATDMRASLGGRFVSNKNVQKVEQIHPTAALTLVGSVGGAQSFISTLRAEVNLYEARRGEQMSIDALATLAGNFARGGPFFAIHPILGGVDDEGSHVYSIDPAGGVMEDDYTVTGSGMQLAYGHLEQAYEPDMSTEEAKTVAARGIKSAVERDTGSGNGVFLAEITDEGVDIHGHHDFDDVL; this comes from the coding sequence ATGCGTACGCCCACCCACGACTCCGACTTCTCTCGGACGGTCGACCAGTTGGCCGACGATCCGAACCCCTACGAGCCGGAGGTCGGATCGATGCCCCAGAACGACCTGACGCAGGCCGATCTGGACAACGTCAATAAGACCGGGACGACGACGATTGGCATCTCCACCGCCGACGGCGTCGTCATCGCGACGGACATGCGCGCCAGCCTCGGCGGGCGGTTCGTCTCGAACAAAAACGTTCAGAAGGTCGAACAGATCCACCCGACCGCCGCACTCACGCTCGTCGGCAGCGTCGGCGGTGCCCAGTCGTTCATCTCGACGCTTCGCGCCGAGGTCAACCTCTACGAGGCTCGACGCGGGGAACAGATGAGCATCGACGCGCTGGCGACGCTCGCGGGGAACTTCGCCCGCGGCGGTCCGTTCTTCGCCATCCACCCGATCCTGGGCGGCGTCGACGACGAAGGCAGTCACGTCTACAGTATCGACCCCGCCGGCGGCGTCATGGAAGACGACTACACCGTCACCGGCAGCGGGATGCAACTCGCCTACGGTCACTTAGAGCAGGCCTACGAACCGGACATGTCCACCGAGGAAGCGAAGACCGTCGCCGCCCGCGGCATCAAGTCCGCGGTCGAGCGCGACACCGGCTCCGGGAACGGCGTCTTCCTCGCGGAAATCACCGACGAGGGCGTCGACATCCACGGCCACCACGACTTCGACGACGTCCTGTAA
- a CDS encoding DUF555 domain-containing protein, with translation MGNYLVAMEAAWLVRDVDAIDDAIGVAVSEAGKRLNSEDMDYVEVEVGATGCPACGEPFDSAFIAADTALVGLALEMEVFNADSEEHASRIAKSEIGGALRDVPLSVVDMVETDADDE, from the coding sequence ATGGGAAATTATCTCGTCGCGATGGAAGCAGCATGGCTCGTTCGTGACGTCGATGCGATCGACGACGCGATCGGCGTCGCCGTCAGCGAAGCCGGGAAGCGACTCAACAGCGAAGATATGGACTACGTCGAGGTCGAGGTCGGCGCGACGGGCTGTCCGGCCTGTGGCGAACCGTTCGACTCGGCCTTTATCGCGGCCGACACAGCGCTTGTCGGCCTCGCACTCGAGATGGAGGTCTTCAACGCCGACAGCGAGGAACACGCCTCGCGAATCGCGAAGAGCGAAATCGGTGGGGCACTGCGCGACGTGCCGCTGTCGGTCGTCGACATGGTCGAGACCGACGCGGACGACGAATAG
- a CDS encoding CBS domain-containing protein, which produces MELPTPADLRQRRTELGLTQSELADTADVSQPLIARIEGGDVDPRLSTLRRIVNALEKAESDVIRAADLMNEAVVSVAPDDPVSEAAQQMEEEAYSQLAVIQDGIPVGSISQSDLVHLDSEDRDEPIEEHMSESFPTVSKDATLDEISNLLEHYKAVMITEAGETVGIITEADIAARLS; this is translated from the coding sequence ATGGAACTCCCGACGCCCGCGGATCTCCGACAGCGCCGTACCGAACTCGGGCTTACCCAGAGCGAACTGGCGGACACGGCCGACGTCTCTCAGCCGCTGATCGCACGGATCGAAGGCGGCGACGTGGACCCGCGCCTGTCAACGCTCCGACGGATTGTCAACGCCTTGGAAAAGGCCGAGAGCGACGTCATTCGCGCGGCGGATCTGATGAACGAGGCCGTCGTCAGCGTCGCGCCCGATGACCCCGTCAGCGAGGCTGCCCAGCAGATGGAGGAGGAGGCCTACTCGCAGTTGGCGGTCATTCAGGATGGCATTCCGGTCGGCTCGATCAGTCAGAGCGACCTCGTCCACCTCGATTCCGAGGACCGGGATGAGCCTATCGAGGAGCACATGAGCGAGAGCTTCCCGACTGTCTCGAAGGACGCAACCCTGGATGAAATCAGTAACCTGCTCGAGCACTACAAGGCCGTGATGATCACCGAAGCCGGCGAAACCGTCGGGATCATCACCGAGGCCGACATCGCCGCGCGACTCTCCTGA
- the tenA gene encoding thiaminase II, whose product MATSDRLLKAGTDIWNAQKSHPFVTELADGTLDEDAFLTWVRQDYRYLLDYARVFAIAGSKAGDEETMTRLFGIAHTTLDVEMDLHRAFAADYGLSRQDLESVDKVPTCVAYTNFLLRTAYEGTLPEIAAAIYPCGQGYLDIADHMAELAPTADHRYTPFIEKYTSDEFREVVDWMQTFVDRCGERHPEQYAAMEEAFLTSARLEYRFWEMAYRQEEWGISASTE is encoded by the coding sequence ATGGCAACCAGCGATCGGCTCCTCAAGGCGGGTACGGACATCTGGAACGCACAGAAGAGCCACCCCTTCGTAACGGAACTTGCGGACGGAACGCTCGACGAAGACGCCTTCCTGACCTGGGTGCGTCAGGATTATCGATACCTGCTCGACTACGCGCGCGTGTTCGCGATTGCGGGGTCGAAGGCCGGGGACGAGGAAACAATGACCCGGCTGTTCGGCATCGCCCACACCACTCTCGACGTAGAGATGGACCTCCACCGCGCGTTCGCCGCCGATTATGGGCTCTCTCGGCAGGACCTCGAGTCGGTCGACAAAGTGCCGACCTGCGTCGCCTACACCAACTTCCTGTTGCGGACCGCCTACGAGGGGACGCTCCCGGAGATCGCGGCCGCGATCTACCCCTGCGGACAGGGCTATCTCGATATTGCCGACCACATGGCTGAACTGGCACCCACAGCGGACCACCGATACACGCCCTTCATCGAGAAGTACACGAGCGACGAGTTCCGCGAGGTCGTCGATTGGATGCAGACGTTCGTTGATCGGTGCGGAGAACGCCATCCCGAGCAGTACGCGGCGATGGAGGAGGCCTTCCTCACGAGCGCTCGCCTCGAGTACCGGTTCTGGGAAATGGCCTACCGACAGGAGGAGTGGGGAATCTCGGCGTCGACAGAGTAG
- a CDS encoding MarR family winged helix-turn-helix transcriptional regulator, with the protein MSTDVGTPGGATARELVRFVTQETRFALISNILQHPEGLPSMYELERLNPSVSDATVYKHIQKLIDAGIVEAVALPADERQQGYPWKFYRLTDEGREFLESHNLLAAEETLQRIYETISDKPEKMIKYENAPRPDVE; encoded by the coding sequence ATGAGCACTGACGTGGGGACTCCCGGGGGGGCGACCGCCCGCGAACTCGTCCGCTTCGTGACGCAGGAAACGCGGTTCGCACTGATTTCCAATATCCTCCAACACCCCGAGGGGCTACCGTCGATGTACGAACTCGAGCGGCTCAACCCCAGCGTGAGCGACGCGACGGTCTACAAACACATCCAGAAGCTGATCGACGCCGGAATCGTCGAGGCAGTCGCACTGCCGGCGGATGAGCGCCAGCAGGGCTATCCCTGGAAGTTCTACCGATTGACCGACGAAGGACGCGAGTTTCTCGAGAGTCACAACCTGCTCGCGGCCGAAGAAACCCTCCAGCGGATCTACGAGACTATTTCCGATAAACCCGAGAAGATGATCAAGTACGAAAACGCGCCGCGTCCCGACGTGGAGTGA
- a CDS encoding helix-turn-helix domain-containing protein has translation MKRVCITLRPQGSYAPPIYDRLAGGASYLERALIVNWNVATPPTAFLFQLEGEYRRFERVLAENEMVTDYEVLPITDRECYCFFEGEVSRAARSLFEIFTNGSLMTVPPIECNADGTNTFTVIGTATDIQAAVDGVPDAVGVTVERVGGKRVAADSVVGRLPARQREAIETALELGYYDVPRDATSEDVARELGCATATAAEHLQKAESTVMASLFET, from the coding sequence ATGAAACGTGTTTGCATAACACTGCGTCCGCAAGGGAGCTACGCACCGCCGATATACGACCGCCTCGCGGGCGGAGCGAGCTATCTCGAGCGAGCACTGATCGTCAATTGGAACGTCGCGACCCCGCCGACGGCGTTCCTGTTCCAGCTTGAAGGCGAGTACCGCCGTTTCGAACGCGTACTCGCCGAAAACGAGATGGTCACTGATTACGAGGTGCTCCCGATCACCGATCGGGAGTGTTACTGTTTCTTCGAGGGCGAGGTCTCGCGGGCCGCGCGCTCGCTGTTCGAGATCTTCACTAACGGGAGCCTTATGACGGTACCCCCGATCGAGTGCAACGCGGACGGGACGAACACGTTCACCGTCATCGGGACGGCGACCGACATCCAGGCCGCGGTCGACGGCGTTCCCGACGCAGTCGGCGTCACCGTCGAGCGGGTCGGTGGGAAACGGGTCGCTGCCGACAGCGTCGTCGGTCGGCTCCCCGCCCGCCAACGCGAAGCGATCGAAACAGCACTCGAGCTCGGCTATTACGACGTCCCGCGCGATGCGACGAGCGAGGACGTCGCCCGCGAGCTGGGGTGTGCGACCGCGACCGCAGCGGAGCACCTCCAGAAGGCTGAGTCAACGGTGATGGCATCCTTGTTTGAGACGTAA